AGGCTGAAGGATTGAAGGCCGGTCAATGGCCCGGGAGGAGTGTGATCTTTCTTCGAAAACGTGGATAGGGCTTTCCAAGTTTTTGTTGATGTTAGTTTAAGTGAAATGGTTTTCAAATTCCACAGGGGATTGGTAGCCCAAGGCGCTGTGGAGCCGCTTAGGGTTATAAA
This genomic stretch from Candidatus Angelobacter sp. harbors:
- a CDS encoding PEP-CTERM sorting domain-containing protein, coding for FITLSGSTAPWATNPLWNLKTISLKLTSTKTWKALSTFSKKDHTPPGPLTGLQSFSLSLVVPEPGSLWLLLFGLPLLFVRL